A single Halarcobacter anaerophilus DNA region contains:
- a CDS encoding argininosuccinate synthase: MNKKDVKKVVLAYSGGLDTSIILKWLQDEYNAEVVTFTADLGQGEEVEPARKKALNCGIKPENIFILDIKEEFVKDYVFPMFRANAIYEGEYLLGTSIARPLIAKKQVEIAKQTGADAVAHGATGKGNDQVRFELGYLGLNPDITVIAPWREWDLNSREKLLAYAKKNGIEISKKHMDENGNPKVSPYSMDANLLHISYEGLHLEDPNNEPEESMWLWTNSPEEAPDKAEYITIGYKNGDPVSINDEELSPATLLKKLNDYGNKHGIGRVDIVENRYVGMKARGCYETPGGTIMLKAHRAIESICLDREAAHLKDEIMPKYAKLIYQGYWFSPEREMLQAAIDKTQENVEGTVRLKLYKGNVTVVGRESSKSLYNDAYSTFEEDEVYNQKDAEGFIRLNALRFIIAGKNRK; encoded by the coding sequence ATGAATAAAAAAGATGTAAAAAAAGTTGTATTAGCATACAGTGGTGGGCTTGATACTTCAATTATTTTAAAATGGCTTCAAGATGAATATAATGCAGAAGTTGTTACTTTCACTGCTGATTTAGGTCAAGGCGAAGAAGTTGAACCGGCAAGAAAAAAAGCACTTAACTGCGGAATAAAACCGGAAAATATTTTTATTTTAGATATAAAAGAAGAGTTTGTAAAAGATTATGTATTCCCTATGTTTAGAGCAAATGCAATTTATGAAGGTGAATATCTTTTAGGTACTTCTATTGCAAGACCTCTTATTGCAAAAAAACAAGTTGAAATTGCAAAACAAACAGGAGCTGATGCAGTAGCTCACGGAGCAACAGGAAAAGGAAACGACCAAGTTAGATTTGAACTTGGATATTTGGGATTAAATCCTGATATTACGGTTATTGCTCCATGGAGAGAGTGGGATTTAAATTCAAGAGAAAAACTTTTGGCATATGCTAAGAAAAACGGAATTGAAATCTCTAAAAAACATATGGATGAAAACGGTAATCCAAAAGTAAGTCCTTACTCTATGGATGCAAATCTTTTACATATTTCATATGAAGGGTTACATTTAGAAGATCCGAATAATGAACCTGAAGAGTCAATGTGGTTATGGACAAACTCTCCTGAAGAAGCTCCTGATAAAGCAGAATATATTACAATCGGTTATAAAAACGGAGACCCTGTTTCAATAAACGATGAAGAGTTATCTCCTGCAACACTTCTTAAAAAACTTAATGATTACGGAAACAAACACGGAATAGGAAGAGTTGATATTGTTGAAAACAGATATGTGGGGATGAAAGCAAGAGGTTGTTATGAAACTCCGGGTGGAACAATTATGCTAAAAGCTCACAGAGCAATTGAATCTATTTGTTTAGATAGAGAAGCTGCTCATTTAAAAGATGAGATTATGCCAAAGTATGCAAAACTTATCTACCAAGGATATTGGTTCTCACCTGAAAGAGAGATGCTTCAAGCAGCTATTGATAAAACTCAAGAGAATGTAGAAGGAACAGTAAGACTTAAATTATACAAAGGTAATGTAACTGTTGTAGGAAGAGAATCTTCTAAATCGTTATATAACGATGCTTACTCTACATTTGAAGAAGACGAAGTATATAATCAAAAAGATGCAGAAGGTTTTATTAGACTAAATGCTCTTAGATTTATAATTGCAGGGAAAAATAGAAAATAA
- a CDS encoding c-type cytochrome yields the protein MKKMLTAITLVACTVSVSSATALYTKCVQCHGTNGEKVALGKSKIIKDMSKADFIAAMKGYQDGSYGGAMKAVMTPQATGLSEADIKEIADFIIK from the coding sequence ATGAAAAAAATGTTGACGGCAATAACTTTAGTAGCATGTACAGTGTCAGTTTCAAGTGCAACGGCACTTTATACAAAATGTGTACAATGTCACGGTACAAACGGTGAAAAAGTTGCATTAGGGAAATCTAAAATTATAAAAGATATGTCTAAAGCTGATTTTATAGCAGCTATGAAAGGTTATCAAGACGGATCTTACGGTGGAGCAATGAAAGCGGTAATGACCCCCCAAGCAACAGGACTATCTGAAGCTGATATTAAAGAAATAGCTGACTTTATTATTAAGTAA
- the lptB gene encoding LPS export ABC transporter ATP-binding protein, which translates to MNKLTVENITKSIKKTQILHGISLEISSGEIVGLLGPNGAGKTTTFYTVCGLVIPSSGNIFFDDENITTLPLHKRALKGIGYLPQESSIFKDLSVEENLMLAAQIVTKDKTDQHKRVEELLEIFNIEPIRKRKGISLSGGERRRTEIARALVSRPKFLLLDEPFAGVDPIAVKDIQEIIHELTKIGIGVLITDHNVRETLEICDRAYVMKNGALLASGNADEIKSDGSVREHYLGESFNF; encoded by the coding sequence ATGAATAAATTAACAGTAGAAAATATAACAAAAAGTATTAAAAAGACTCAAATATTACATGGAATCTCTTTAGAGATAAGTTCAGGAGAAATTGTAGGATTATTAGGTCCAAACGGAGCAGGTAAAACTACAACCTTTTATACGGTTTGCGGATTAGTTATTCCAAGCAGCGGTAATATCTTTTTTGATGATGAAAATATTACAACTCTTCCTTTACATAAAAGAGCTTTAAAAGGAATTGGATATTTACCTCAAGAATCTTCTATCTTTAAAGATTTATCCGTAGAAGAAAACTTGATGTTAGCTGCACAAATTGTTACAAAAGATAAAACAGATCAGCATAAAAGAGTTGAAGAACTTCTTGAAATATTTAATATTGAACCTATTAGAAAAAGAAAAGGTATCTCTTTATCAGGTGGAGAGAGAAGAAGAACGGAAATAGCAAGAGCTTTGGTATCTAGACCGAAATTTTTACTTCTTGATGAACCTTTTGCCGGAGTTGATCCTATTGCCGTTAAAGATATTCAGGAAATTATACATGAATTAACAAAAATCGGAATAGGTGTTTTAATTACCGATCATAATGTAAGGGAGACTTTGGAAATCTGTGACAGAGCTTATGTTATGAAAAACGGGGCTCTTTTGGCTTCTGGAAATGCAGATGAAATAAAAAGTGACGGAAGTGTAAGAGAACACTATTTAGGAGAAAGCTTTAATTTTTAG
- the kdsB gene encoding 3-deoxy-manno-octulosonate cytidylyltransferase, translating into MIIIPARLNSSRFENKILADILGLPMVIRTAKQVESLDDVIIATDSKKVVELAKEYGFKAVMTSSEHQSGTDRINEASTLLNLKEDEVIVNVQADEPFIEQEVIKAAINRVKEAKENKEDIMIVSCYKKISSDLADDPNLVKVVLDKFSNAIYFSRAKVPYHRDHYENSSYYGHLGIYGFTKKTLNEFCKLKSSKLEKIEKLEQLRAIENGHKIAMVEVESKSFGIDTEEDLKNALKIFVK; encoded by the coding sequence ATGATAATTATACCTGCAAGACTAAATTCTAGCAGATTTGAAAATAAAATATTAGCCGATATTTTAGGTTTACCTATGGTAATAAGAACAGCTAAACAAGTTGAATCTTTAGATGATGTTATAATTGCTACAGATTCAAAAAAAGTAGTTGAATTAGCAAAAGAGTACGGCTTTAAAGCAGTTATGACCTCAAGTGAACATCAAAGCGGAACAGACAGAATAAATGAGGCTTCAACTCTTTTAAATTTAAAAGAGGATGAAGTAATCGTAAATGTTCAGGCAGATGAACCTTTTATTGAACAAGAGGTCATAAAAGCGGCAATAAACAGAGTAAAAGAGGCAAAAGAGAATAAAGAAGATATCATGATCGTAAGCTGCTATAAAAAAATCAGTTCAGATTTGGCAGATGATCCCAATCTTGTAAAAGTTGTATTAGATAAATTTTCAAACGCAATATATTTTTCAAGAGCAAAAGTCCCATATCACAGAGATCATTATGAAAATTCATCATATTACGGTCATCTAGGAATATATGGGTTTACGAAAAAAACATTAAATGAGTTTTGTAAATTAAAGAGTTCAAAACTTGAAAAAATTGAAAAACTAGAACAACTAAGAGCTATTGAAAACGGTCATAAAATTGCAATGGTAGAAGTCGAATCTAAATCTTTCGGTATAGACACGGAAGAAGATTTAAAAAATGCTTTAAAAATTTTTGTAAAATAA
- a CDS encoding diguanylate cyclase: MNKEILKDINVLYVEDEEEVREFTTKTINNIVNQVIPAKNGKDGLEKYYDNQDINLILTDINMPKMGGLEMCKEIRKTNKEIPIVITTAHSDPDFLKEAIDVNVSSYAMKPIDLYHLIDSMIKAVEPIFLKKRLDTITKNLENRVDEISKQTKLLLDAQDNIVFLTSLTEIIEVNNKFLEFFGVKSYVEFLEKKKSIIDQFKVDKRFFNKAILQSNNHWLLDIQKLTEADRVVKMENAKGEDKIFIVNIDDYEHKKEHFVVSFTDITSLKEKANLLEYQASHDQTTGLFNREKFNDIFSKEIKRDKRYENELTIIIFNIDKFIDLQEEYGKQSDEVLRSIAQIVMDNVREHDIVVRWAFEEFLVLLPQTNFQGAKRVCEKIRAAIKEYKFQNMKIVTNFGISRLEKDDDDISILKRVEESLEQAKRRREDLVITKN, encoded by the coding sequence ATGAATAAAGAAATTTTAAAAGATATTAATGTTTTATATGTGGAAGATGAAGAAGAGGTTCGAGAATTTACGACAAAAACCATAAATAATATAGTAAATCAAGTAATACCCGCAAAAAACGGGAAAGACGGCTTGGAAAAATATTATGACAACCAAGATATAAATCTTATTTTAACGGATATAAATATGCCCAAAATGGGCGGATTGGAAATGTGCAAAGAGATAAGAAAAACTAATAAAGAGATTCCTATCGTTATAACAACAGCCCATAGCGACCCTGATTTTTTAAAAGAAGCAATTGACGTAAATGTAAGTTCATATGCCATGAAACCTATTGATCTATACCATTTAATAGATAGTATGATAAAGGCTGTTGAACCGATTTTTTTAAAGAAAAGATTAGATACGATAACAAAAAATTTAGAGAACAGAGTTGATGAGATATCAAAACAAACCAAACTTCTTCTTGACGCACAAGATAATATAGTTTTTTTAACCAGCCTTACGGAAATAATTGAAGTAAATAACAAATTTTTAGAATTTTTCGGTGTAAAGTCTTATGTAGAATTTTTAGAAAAGAAAAAATCTATTATCGATCAGTTTAAAGTTGATAAAAGATTTTTTAATAAAGCGATATTACAATCTAACAATCATTGGCTTTTGGATATTCAAAAACTCACAGAAGCCGATAGAGTCGTAAAAATGGAAAATGCAAAAGGTGAAGATAAGATCTTTATAGTAAATATAGATGATTATGAACATAAAAAAGAGCATTTTGTCGTCTCATTTACGGATATTACCTCATTAAAAGAGAAAGCAAATCTTCTTGAATATCAAGCTTCTCACGACCAGACAACCGGACTTTTCAACAGAGAGAAATTTAATGATATCTTCTCTAAAGAGATTAAAAGAGATAAAAGATATGAAAATGAACTCACTATTATAATATTCAATATTGATAAATTTATTGATTTACAAGAAGAATACGGAAAACAAAGCGATGAAGTTTTAAGAAGTATCGCACAAATAGTAATGGATAATGTAAGAGAGCATGATATAGTTGTAAGATGGGCTTTTGAGGAGTTTTTAGTTCTGCTTCCTCAGACAAATTTCCAAGGGGCTAAAAGAGTTTGTGAAAAAATAAGAGCTGCCATAAAAGAGTATAAATTTCAAAATATGAAAATAGTAACAAATTTTGGAATATCAAGATTGGAAAAAGACGATGATGATATTTCAATTTTAAAAAGAGTAGAAGAGTCTTTAGAACAAGCTAAAAGAAGAAGAGAAGATTTAGTTATTACTAAAAATTAA
- a CDS encoding S4 domain-containing protein — translation MRCDKFLNAVNITKRRAVAEDMLEHKVVFINGVAAKKSKEVKVGDIIEIRYLEKIDRFKVLQIPVTKSTPKSKMAEYVEII, via the coding sequence ATGAGATGTGATAAATTTTTAAATGCGGTAAATATAACAAAAAGAAGGGCAGTTGCTGAAGATATGCTTGAGCATAAAGTAGTTTTTATAAACGGTGTTGCAGCTAAAAAATCAAAAGAGGTAAAAGTAGGAGATATAATTGAAATAAGATACCTTGAAAAGATAGATAGATTTAAAGTATTGCAGATTCCTGTTACTAAGTCTACGCCAAAATCAAAAATGGCAGAATATGTTGAGATTATATAA
- a CDS encoding response regulator transcription factor, with translation MIDYILLEEYAKDIKVLFVEDDENIIKETSELLNLIFSYVDIARDGKEGLEKYLSFRRENEKFYDLVITDIKMPNMDGIELAKFIYKENKNQLLIVLSAHSETKYLLELVNIGISHFITKPLKYEEFVHVLYTKLKEYYKKNHKNLKEISEIVKINEELTWNKKEKELYRKDQQIKLTKKEVLLLEILLKYSEKTHTVEEILNFIWANEINSSPDISNLKNIISRMRKKVPDLEIENIYGFGYRINLK, from the coding sequence ATGATAGATTATATATTGTTAGAAGAGTATGCAAAAGATATAAAAGTTTTATTTGTAGAAGATGATGAAAATATTATAAAAGAGACTTCTGAATTATTAAATCTGATTTTTTCTTATGTCGATATAGCAAGAGACGGAAAAGAGGGATTGGAAAAATATCTATCATTTAGAAGAGAAAATGAAAAATTTTATGATTTGGTAATAACTGATATTAAAATGCCGAATATGGATGGAATAGAGTTAGCTAAATTTATATATAAAGAGAACAAAAATCAACTTTTGATTGTTTTATCAGCTCACAGTGAAACAAAATATCTTTTAGAACTTGTAAATATAGGAATTTCTCATTTTATTACAAAACCTTTAAAATATGAAGAGTTTGTTCATGTTTTATATACAAAATTAAAAGAGTATTATAAAAAAAATCATAAAAATTTAAAAGAAATATCTGAAATAGTTAAAATTAATGAGGAGCTTACTTGGAATAAAAAAGAAAAAGAGCTGTATAGAAAAGATCAGCAAATAAAACTCACAAAAAAAGAGGTTCTTTTACTAGAAATACTTTTAAAATATTCCGAAAAAACACATACAGTTGAAGAAATTTTAAATTTTATTTGGGCAAATGAGATAAACAGTTCACCTGATATTTCAAATCTAAAAAATATTATTTCTAGGATGAGAAAAAAAGTTCCTGACTTAGAAATTGAGAATATATATGGGTTTGGTTATAGAATAAACTTAAAATAA
- a CDS encoding gamma carbonic anhydrase family protein: MILKFKEFYPKLDKNAWAAPSADLIGNIEIGEDSSVWFGCVLRADINKIRVGKKSNIQDLSMIHTDVHTQTIIGDNVTIGHKVMLHGCTIEDNCLIGMSATILDDAVISEGSIVGANSLVTSGKKFPPRSLIMGSPAKVVKELTKEDVDKLIIHAQHYVEYKNQYC, from the coding sequence ATGATTTTGAAATTTAAAGAATTTTATCCCAAACTTGACAAAAATGCCTGGGCAGCCCCAAGTGCAGACTTAATAGGAAATATAGAAATAGGAGAAGACTCTTCTGTCTGGTTTGGCTGTGTTTTAAGAGCCGATATCAATAAAATAAGAGTAGGTAAAAAAAGTAATATCCAAGATTTATCTATGATCCACACGGATGTTCATACCCAAACAATTATAGGCGATAATGTAACCATAGGGCATAAAGTAATGCTTCACGGTTGTACTATTGAAGATAACTGTCTAATAGGTATGAGTGCTACTATACTTGATGATGCAGTAATCTCAGAAGGCAGTATCGTAGGAGCTAATTCTTTAGTGACTTCAGGTAAAAAATTTCCACCTAGAAGTTTGATTATGGGAAGTCCTGCAAAAGTAGTAAAAGAGTTAACAAAAGAGGATGTTGATAAACTTATAATTCATGCCCAACACTATGTAGAGTATAAAAATCAATATTGTTAA
- the trpD gene encoding anthranilate phosphoribosyltransferase has translation MFNKAKMKFDDIFENKLPEEEVREYLIELYERGETAAEIAAAASAMRDHMIPLPLNYELKSQAIDVVGTGGDKSYSFNISSTSSILLAACGSYVAKHGNRSITSKSGSADMLEALGINLSLSIPSQVKMLEDTGFCFMFAANHHPAMKYIMPIRKSIPHRTIFNILGPLSNPASVSKQLIGVFDKAYINRLATALEMLESKKAIVVSANDGMDEISISDISYATLLNNGKIEDFIIDPQEYGFKLASKADIVGGDGKENAKITKAILFDELDGPKLDVILLNTAAALIVDDKARDMKEGIEIAREAIKSKKAKQKVEELIKVSSLLK, from the coding sequence ATGTTTAATAAAGCAAAAATGAAATTTGACGATATATTTGAAAATAAACTTCCTGAAGAAGAAGTTAGAGAATATTTAATCGAATTATATGAAAGAGGAGAAACAGCAGCTGAAATAGCAGCAGCGGCAAGTGCTATGAGAGATCATATGATTCCTCTTCCTTTAAATTATGAACTTAAATCTCAAGCAATCGACGTAGTAGGAACAGGTGGAGATAAAAGTTACAGTTTTAATATTTCAAGTACTTCTTCAATTCTTTTGGCTGCGTGCGGTTCTTATGTTGCAAAACACGGAAATAGAAGTATCACTAGTAAAAGCGGAAGTGCAGATATGCTTGAAGCTTTAGGAATAAACTTATCTTTATCTATTCCTTCTCAAGTTAAGATGCTGGAAGATACAGGTTTCTGTTTTATGTTTGCGGCTAATCATCATCCTGCTATGAAATATATAATGCCTATTAGAAAATCAATTCCCCACAGAACGATTTTTAATATTTTAGGACCTTTGTCAAATCCGGCTTCCGTATCAAAACAGTTAATAGGAGTTTTTGATAAAGCTTATATAAACAGATTGGCAACGGCATTAGAAATGCTGGAATCAAAAAAAGCGATTGTTGTTTCGGCAAATGACGGAATGGATGAAATCTCTATTTCAGATATCTCTTATGCAACATTATTAAATAACGGAAAAATCGAAGATTTTATAATAGATCCCCAAGAATACGGTTTTAAATTAGCTTCTAAAGCTGATATTGTAGGCGGGGACGGTAAAGAAAATGCAAAAATAACAAAAGCTATTTTGTTTGATGAATTAGACGGACCCAAGCTTGATGTTATTTTATTAAATACAGCGGCTGCTTTGATTGTTGATGATAAAGCAAGAGATATGAAAGAGGGAATTGAAATAGCAAGAGAAGCTATAAAAAGTAAAAAAGCAAAACAAAAAGTAGAAGAGTTAATAAAAGTCTCTTCTTTGTTAAAATAG
- a CDS encoding PAS domain-containing sensor histidine kinase codes for MEKIFFQELLNSTIEGILIVKDGFIEEINIAMLNILNYDKKEDVIGKLATGILIPNTKKKYLEYNSETYEEISLVSKDAQIIPAIIKIKDLKIKENRYKLVFIQNLTELKKKEMLLLEQSRMAAMGEMISMIAHQWRQPLASIAAATSNLKFRINLERYEKEVFSKKLSDIDKYLQYMSTTIDDFRNFFKSKKEKELVSLDEVVENSLEMIEKAFENNNIKIKNNRVKLPKIYTFKNELLQVILNIFNNSKDAFKEQKQEEEFIVTINYKDTQLYQSIEICDNAGGIKEEIINKIFNPYFSTKDKKNGTGLGLYMCKIILEKHCSGQISVRNENRGACFKIKIFK; via the coding sequence ATGGAAAAGATTTTTTTTCAAGAACTCTTAAACAGCACAATAGAGGGCATTTTGATTGTAAAAGACGGGTTTATTGAAGAAATAAATATTGCAATGTTAAATATTCTTAATTATGATAAAAAAGAGGATGTAATAGGAAAACTTGCAACAGGTATTTTAATTCCAAATACCAAAAAAAAATATTTAGAGTATAACAGTGAAACTTATGAAGAGATATCTTTAGTATCTAAAGATGCTCAAATTATTCCTGCAATTATTAAAATAAAAGATTTAAAAATAAAAGAAAATAGGTATAAGTTAGTTTTTATTCAAAATCTAACGGAACTAAAGAAAAAAGAGATGCTTTTATTAGAGCAGTCAAGAATGGCTGCCATGGGAGAGATGATTTCAATGATTGCCCATCAATGGAGACAACCTTTGGCTTCTATTGCAGCAGCAACTTCAAATTTGAAGTTTAGAATTAATTTGGAGAGATATGAAAAAGAAGTTTTCAGTAAAAAACTCTCTGATATAGACAAATATCTTCAATATATGTCTACTACAATAGATGATTTTAGAAACTTCTTTAAATCAAAAAAAGAGAAAGAGTTAGTAAGCTTAGATGAAGTTGTTGAAAACAGTTTGGAAATGATAGAAAAAGCATTTGAAAATAATAATATAAAAATCAAAAATAATAGGGTTAAATTACCTAAAATATATACTTTTAAGAATGAACTTTTGCAAGTAATATTAAATATTTTTAATAATTCAAAAGATGCTTTTAAAGAACAAAAACAAGAAGAAGAGTTTATTGTCACAATCAACTACAAAGATACGCAATTATATCAAAGCATTGAAATCTGTGACAATGCAGGAGGAATAAAAGAAGAGATAATTAATAAAATTTTTAATCCCTATTTCTCGACAAAAGATAAAAAAAACGGAACAGGGCTTGGACTTTATATGTGCAAAATCATCTTAGAAAAACATTGTTCAGGTCAAATAAGCGTAAGAAACGAAAACAGAGGTGCCTGCTTTAAAATAAAAATATTTAAATAA
- the tsaE gene encoding tRNA (adenosine(37)-N6)-threonylcarbamoyltransferase complex ATPase subunit type 1 TsaE yields the protein MKFLLKLDEIDSLVEELKTILKKYKNNCIVILRGDLASGKTTFVKKFVNSLGIDELVTSPTFSVQSIYSNTIFHYDIYNKSLKEFISLGLLEEFDKDGIHFVEWGDEKMEELLKSYGFNVIVLKIEKKDDKRLYLLNE from the coding sequence TTGAAATTTTTATTAAAATTAGATGAAATAGACAGCCTTGTAGAAGAGTTAAAAACTATATTGAAAAAATATAAAAACAATTGTATCGTAATTTTAAGAGGTGATTTAGCGAGCGGAAAAACAACCTTTGTAAAAAAATTCGTAAACTCTTTGGGAATAGATGAATTAGTTACTTCTCCTACTTTTTCCGTGCAATCTATTTATTCTAATACTATATTTCATTATGATATTTACAATAAAAGTTTAAAAGAGTTTATCTCGCTTGGTTTATTAGAAGAGTTTGACAAAGATGGTATACACTTTGTAGAGTGGGGTGATGAAAAGATGGAAGAGCTGTTAAAATCATATGGTTTTAACGTAATAGTTCTAAAAATAGAAAAAAAAGATGATAAAAGGCTATACTTATTAAATGAATAA
- a CDS encoding response regulator: MKFKNFTILYVEDEKIIRSNVEKCLKFLFNVLVAEDGEEGLKLFNSNKVDLIITDIYMPEKDGISMISEIKESNPQIPCIITSAHEPKIPKEASFLESCRYISKPFDIKELLNDSLKALDIV; this comes from the coding sequence ATGAAATTTAAAAATTTTACTATCCTTTATGTAGAAGATGAAAAAATAATACGTTCAAATGTTGAGAAATGTTTAAAATTTTTATTTAATGTACTTGTTGCAGAAGACGGAGAAGAGGGTCTTAAACTTTTTAATAGTAATAAAGTGGATCTTATTATAACAGATATTTATATGCCTGAAAAAGACGGAATATCAATGATAAGTGAGATAAAAGAGTCGAATCCTCAAATTCCATGTATTATTACATCTGCACATGAACCTAAAATACCTAAAGAGGCTTCATTTTTAGAGTCATGTAGATATATTAGTAAACCTTTTGATATAAAAGAGTTATTAAATGATAGTCTCAAAGCATTAGACATAGTCTGA
- a CDS encoding PAS domain-containing sensor histidine kinase — protein sequence MSLEDIEKLKKSNQELQEIINNSWDGIGIIDKSTKLIYVNSAFMPILGFLKEELLNKNFTSFMKDEYKTPFLNLLKIEDSKRKYKAEIDVICIRKDKEKVYLKTTISTMLDKPLFVINIKDITTQFSDDEILDDYVATMHMDLHGYITKVSSAFLKLFLYKKEEIIGSSFKTLVHKDTNNIVFKNIDNTLENLQEYSSRLKTVKRDKTPFWVSFKIKPMYNKYGDVIGYTSLIFDITNEINLNDESSILQAQIKKAQEELLEKNNLLVQQSKLSIMTETLKRLSHEWRQPLNLISLQAQKLEIDYTLNEELDPKEAISSLEKIKDEASNLSKTIEDFQHFLRKEAKEELVNPKEIIDNAVNIALKDKNNFITVKIEYDKDFSFYTLKNEIILVLVNVIENAKEQLEKEEIEKGSISIIQYHNEDKIIFEIKDNARGIDENILHKIFEPYFSTKEKKHGVGLGLYTSKLIINIQLQGVITAFNNSKGATIKISIPKKEGN from the coding sequence TTGTCTTTAGAAGATATTGAAAAATTAAAAAAAAGTAATCAAGAGTTACAAGAGATTATAAATAATTCTTGGGATGGTATAGGAATTATTGACAAATCTACAAAACTAATTTATGTAAACAGTGCCTTTATGCCTATATTAGGTTTTTTAAAAGAGGAACTGCTTAATAAAAACTTCACCTCTTTTATGAAAGATGAATATAAAACTCCTTTTTTAAACCTTTTAAAGATTGAAGATTCAAAAAGAAAATACAAAGCGGAAATAGACGTTATTTGTATAAGAAAAGATAAAGAAAAAGTCTACTTAAAAACAACAATTTCAACAATGCTGGACAAACCTCTTTTTGTAATAAATATAAAAGATATTACGACACAATTTTCGGATGATGAGATTTTAGATGATTATGTTGCAACTATGCATATGGATCTGCATGGGTATATTACCAAAGTAAGCAGTGCTTTTTTGAAACTCTTTTTATATAAAAAAGAGGAAATTATCGGAAGCTCTTTTAAGACTTTAGTTCATAAAGATACAAATAATATTGTTTTTAAAAATATTGATAATACTTTGGAAAATCTGCAAGAGTACAGCAGTAGACTTAAAACAGTAAAAAGAGATAAAACTCCTTTTTGGGTAAGTTTTAAAATAAAGCCTATGTATAACAAATATGGAGATGTTATCGGATATACCTCTTTAATATTTGATATAACAAACGAAATAAATTTAAACGATGAATCTTCAATTCTTCAAGCACAGATAAAAAAAGCCCAAGAAGAGTTGTTAGAGAAAAACAATCTTTTGGTTCAGCAATCAAAACTCTCTATTATGACGGAGACATTAAAAAGACTATCCCATGAATGGAGACAACCTTTAAACCTAATCTCTTTACAAGCACAAAAATTAGAAATCGATTATACTTTAAATGAAGAGTTAGATCCAAAAGAGGCTATATCTTCTTTGGAAAAAATAAAAGATGAAGCAAGCAACCTTTCAAAAACCATAGAGGATTTTCAACATTTTCTAAGAAAAGAGGCAAAAGAAGAGTTGGTAAATCCAAAAGAGATAATCGACAATGCCGTTAATATCGCTTTAAAAGATAAAAACAATTTTATAACCGTAAAAATCGAATATGACAAAGATTTCAGCTTTTATACTCTTAAAAATGAGATTATCCTGGTTTTAGTCAATGTTATTGAAAATGCAAAAGAACAATTAGAAAAAGAAGAGATAGAAAAAGGTTCTATTTCAATTATTCAATATCATAATGAAGATAAAATCATTTTTGAGATAAAAGATAATGCAAGAGGTATAGATGAAAATATTTTGCATAAGATATTTGAACCCTATTTTTCCACAAAAGAGAAAAAACATGGTGTTGGCTTAGGTCTTTATACAAGTAAACTTATAATAAATATACAGCTTCAAGGTGTTATTACTGCGTTTAATAACTCAAAAGGGGCAACTATTAAAATCTCAATACCCAAAAAAGAAGGAAATTAA